In the Adlercreutzia equolifaciens DSM 19450 genome, one interval contains:
- a CDS encoding SpaA isopeptide-forming pilin-related protein, producing the protein MIKLLENKSIIKFLGIALSILLVIALVPQINTAYGSKDDIPDEGTDPTTELVVPEEEATEGEEGEEGIGTSEEEAVVIEKDSATVNEDKPEANDAVIGLRKGPQKAAPGKTDLWNNAPTHEVARGTTVTLDETLLYNDGMTHTLTVNGNLHGDIKISNGTTLTIIGTGTIKGTGNGSVINVEGSTLTIGKQDSEKKYADYGTQGPKITNGTGTRLNTQGNDEKVWSLCGGGVLAQRDNNGTGSTFNFYSGLIEGNKALTGGGVFIDKSCTFVMDGGKVYNNETNYEELTENFTDTEKDETKRSAHEGGGIFFAGANGSEIRAGLISTNHTKTDYDWGGGGLFVNAGTTLKMGSSHITQNKAAGLGGGISGCPHAKIGIGTIGKGVAVFKNEAEGGYSPGARNTYLSFLTNDSAKTTGKKVACGDFLAFGTPEDVDKTYGSVRVKSGVYASGKNAITDTEVKSNFTPWAQDYYCTFVSFISGTDLGSHPNGIAWEGYYASVPSGKTLITTNDMTCGSVNFKVGEIIDARDQSLGLTSTATEDAYKADRTVFIEKNTSTTHGGGIGCNGALVFGALNEYAFDAFTFDFTKQLSNALTEQNISLKDKEFSFTLTDDEGKTYTATNDATGKVTFSGIELTDSEKNTLKSSSDEYPKVTKTLKLSEAPTSNGIQSPLTSDATVTIQVSFTRETLEFDNTGDKTSITTYKVKKIESVRIQANGQEPGSTVTNIWNPQAEVTIPVIKISDGIPAGEFIFKQKEISEIDNVVDTEGMNLRESGKLNSIAQSAGDTDEEKIAINLDSSAKEIRNGTANFKFKYAPRSNETHWYAIAEIPGSTEGADYDGAAYLLKIDVTVNKDTRTVSTDKTIWKAMPGKTELTQIDADKVEVVFENVAIKYAGFDLNLTKQILSTLEDKLQLNGKQFDFELYEGNPISEDAKRIATGKTNKENGALSLAIANTRPEESNPYAKQVFENPSNNTFTFTLREAKTSDGFMATIPDAKVEVTLSASGTRTEQDGHTVFLVTPTVQSVKVNDVEVENADKSITVTNRYTPNGSWQFKANKYFYGVGSASTCEFSLVELQGEPKLYEPLSKTPKKDGTEKTKSVSADALKDGREEIVFDPITYQVDGEATEGATEQPRDDRGDHYYLVTETGNAASKDTTAYVVKVTVTLDENDKGKLVATETMVGYADNINAPLNPSTARPVFYNTDTYDMVAAANYSVYAASGEPVDQVCYVDPKVIKKLEGRAIKSGEFAFKLIEVQNYDDTEGQLISATANDEFGMVDFDKANNVSGDLENPSCLVYSRPGTYYYRVIEDTSQGGMKDQSVVYSDQIITFTTVIEQDETTGQLVCTDMYYGWWDKEAGKNVRYDEQYLDYADQPSNIGDMSKLDTNWHPTITNRTRAMDLQVRKTSVTDRDEGLVGATYALYAVNDNAQGDVMLAEATSEEGGWITYKNVSLTTNNLYYFKEVAAPAGHTVSEFRSPYFYLVEDATSPNGYTLKYADKKDDAASAMAGQAEIAAMATENDEQASATDAQAADSRAGDNQQPGHSADGNVLLTYDRDGGVYDEATQLDVNKLDTRTHEWVEGAELAIIEKDTGREVVRWTSGKASKQLEKVLNVGTAYILRELKAPENYQVADDVEFIIDDYGAVTITKGVSNGNAELSGTTITLYDTMLDAEVVDRVERERSIPQTGDLIPVAGIAAVALTALVVVVVARRRREI; encoded by the coding sequence ATGATTAAGCTGCTGGAGAACAAATCGATCATCAAGTTCTTGGGAATCGCCCTATCGATCCTGCTAGTCATAGCCCTCGTTCCCCAAATCAACACCGCTTACGGTTCGAAGGACGACATCCCCGACGAGGGAACCGATCCCACCACAGAACTCGTCGTGCCCGAAGAGGAGGCCACGGAAGGCGAAGAGGGTGAAGAAGGCATCGGCACATCCGAAGAGGAAGCTGTCGTCATAGAGAAAGACTCTGCTACCGTAAACGAAGACAAGCCTGAGGCTAACGATGCAGTCATTGGCCTACGAAAGGGTCCGCAGAAAGCTGCACCGGGAAAGACCGATCTGTGGAATAATGCGCCTACTCATGAAGTAGCGCGTGGAACAACGGTAACTCTTGACGAAACGCTACTCTATAACGATGGAATGACACATACTCTCACTGTCAATGGCAACCTACATGGCGATATCAAGATTTCCAATGGCACAACGCTCACCATCATCGGTACCGGCACCATCAAGGGTACCGGCAACGGTTCCGTCATCAACGTTGAAGGCAGCACTCTGACTATCGGTAAACAGGACTCAGAAAAGAAATATGCTGACTATGGCACACAGGGACCCAAAATAACGAACGGTACTGGTACGAGACTTAACACTCAGGGCAACGATGAGAAAGTATGGTCACTTTGTGGCGGCGGTGTCCTGGCGCAACGAGATAATAATGGTACTGGATCAACTTTCAATTTCTATTCAGGCTTAATTGAGGGCAACAAAGCCCTAACTGGTGGTGGCGTATTCATCGACAAGAGCTGCACATTCGTTATGGATGGCGGAAAAGTTTATAACAACGAGACCAACTATGAAGAACTCACAGAAAACTTTACCGATACAGAGAAGGACGAGACAAAAAGGAGTGCCCATGAAGGTGGCGGCATTTTCTTTGCCGGCGCCAACGGATCGGAAATAAGGGCTGGTCTTATCAGCACTAATCACACTAAAACCGATTACGATTGGGGTGGCGGCGGCCTTTTCGTTAACGCGGGCACTACTTTAAAGATGGGCAGCTCTCATATTACCCAGAACAAAGCAGCAGGCCTTGGCGGCGGTATATCAGGGTGTCCTCATGCCAAAATTGGTATAGGTACTATCGGCAAAGGCGTTGCAGTATTCAAAAACGAGGCAGAAGGAGGTTATTCGCCAGGCGCAAGAAATACCTATCTCTCGTTTTTGACAAATGATTCCGCAAAGACAACAGGAAAGAAAGTTGCCTGCGGTGATTTTCTGGCATTCGGAACCCCGGAAGACGTAGACAAAACCTATGGCTCAGTAAGAGTTAAGTCCGGTGTTTATGCGAGCGGCAAAAATGCTATAACAGACACAGAAGTTAAAAGTAATTTTACGCCATGGGCGCAGGATTATTACTGCACGTTCGTGAGCTTTATTTCGGGTACAGATTTGGGGTCTCATCCTAATGGTATTGCTTGGGAAGGCTATTATGCTAGTGTACCTAGCGGAAAGACACTAATCACGACGAATGATATGACTTGTGGGTCTGTGAACTTCAAAGTGGGGGAAATCATTGATGCCCGCGACCAATCGTTAGGTCTAACGAGCACCGCCACAGAGGACGCCTACAAAGCCGATCGAACGGTATTCATTGAGAAAAACACGAGCACTACCCATGGAGGCGGTATTGGGTGCAATGGCGCTCTCGTGTTCGGTGCGCTTAACGAATACGCATTCGATGCGTTTACGTTTGATTTCACGAAGCAACTCAGTAATGCTCTTACGGAGCAAAACATTTCACTCAAAGACAAGGAGTTTAGTTTTACCCTAACGGACGATGAAGGGAAAACTTATACGGCGACCAACGATGCAACCGGCAAAGTTACCTTCAGCGGTATCGAGCTTACTGACAGTGAAAAGAACACGCTGAAGAGTAGTTCTGACGAATACCCAAAAGTCACAAAAACACTCAAACTGTCCGAGGCGCCAACCAGCAACGGAATCCAGTCGCCGCTCACATCTGATGCTACAGTGACTATACAGGTCTCCTTCACGCGCGAAACCTTGGAATTCGACAATACGGGAGATAAGACTTCGATCACTACATATAAAGTCAAGAAAATTGAAAGCGTACGTATCCAAGCTAATGGCCAGGAACCCGGTTCTACGGTCACCAACATTTGGAATCCGCAAGCTGAAGTGACGATTCCGGTCATCAAGATTTCCGATGGTATTCCAGCGGGAGAATTCATTTTCAAACAAAAAGAAATCAGCGAGATAGATAACGTCGTTGATACGGAGGGCATGAATCTGCGGGAGAGCGGCAAGCTGAATAGCATTGCCCAATCCGCCGGCGACACAGATGAAGAAAAGATTGCCATCAATCTTGACTCCTCAGCAAAAGAAATAAGGAACGGCACAGCCAACTTTAAGTTTAAGTATGCGCCAAGGAGCAATGAAACCCATTGGTATGCTATTGCTGAAATACCGGGCAGCACGGAAGGCGCCGATTACGATGGTGCTGCCTATCTGCTCAAGATCGACGTTACGGTAAATAAAGACACTCGAACTGTTAGCACTGATAAGACCATTTGGAAAGCAATGCCAGGAAAAACAGAGCTGACCCAGATTGATGCCGATAAGGTTGAGGTTGTCTTCGAAAACGTTGCGATTAAGTACGCTGGATTCGATTTGAATTTGACGAAACAAATTCTTAGCACGCTCGAGGATAAACTCCAACTCAATGGTAAGCAGTTTGACTTTGAGCTTTACGAGGGTAACCCAATTTCCGAAGACGCCAAGCGTATCGCGACTGGCAAGACAAACAAAGAAAATGGCGCATTGTCTCTCGCCATTGCCAACACCCGTCCAGAAGAAAGCAATCCCTATGCAAAGCAGGTTTTCGAAAATCCGAGCAACAATACTTTCACATTCACACTCCGAGAAGCTAAGACAAGCGACGGCTTCATGGCAACCATTCCTGATGCTAAGGTCGAGGTGACCCTCAGCGCATCGGGTACGCGGACGGAACAGGACGGTCATACCGTTTTCCTGGTCACGCCGACGGTGCAATCCGTCAAAGTTAATGATGTCGAAGTAGAGAACGCCGACAAAAGTATCACGGTTACCAACCGCTACACGCCGAACGGATCTTGGCAGTTCAAAGCGAACAAGTACTTCTACGGTGTCGGCTCGGCAAGCACTTGCGAGTTCTCTCTGGTTGAGCTCCAGGGCGAGCCTAAGCTGTACGAACCGCTCAGCAAGACGCCCAAAAAGGATGGCACGGAAAAAACCAAGTCCGTTTCCGCCGATGCCCTTAAAGACGGTCGTGAGGAAATCGTCTTCGACCCGATCACCTACCAGGTTGATGGCGAGGCCACTGAAGGCGCGACCGAGCAGCCGCGCGACGATCGCGGTGATCACTACTACCTGGTCACCGAAACAGGCAACGCCGCTTCGAAGGACACCACGGCCTATGTCGTTAAAGTGACCGTTACCCTCGACGAGAACGACAAGGGCAAACTGGTCGCCACCGAAACGATGGTCGGCTATGCGGACAACATCAACGCTCCGCTGAACCCGTCCACGGCGCGCCCGGTCTTCTACAACACCGACACCTACGACATGGTGGCGGCGGCAAACTACAGCGTGTACGCGGCCAGTGGCGAGCCCGTCGACCAGGTGTGCTACGTCGACCCGAAGGTCATCAAGAAGCTGGAAGGTCGCGCTATCAAGTCCGGCGAGTTCGCCTTCAAGCTCATCGAGGTGCAAAACTACGACGACACCGAGGGCCAGCTGATTTCCGCCACGGCCAACGACGAGTTCGGCATGGTCGACTTCGACAAGGCGAACAATGTCTCCGGCGACCTGGAGAACCCCAGCTGCCTGGTGTACAGCCGTCCGGGCACCTATTACTACCGTGTGATTGAGGACACCTCGCAGGGCGGCATGAAGGACCAGTCCGTCGTGTACAGCGACCAGATCATCACCTTCACCACCGTCATCGAGCAGGACGAGACCACGGGCCAGCTAGTGTGCACCGATATGTACTACGGCTGGTGGGACAAGGAAGCCGGCAAGAACGTCCGCTACGACGAGCAGTACCTCGACTACGCCGACCAGCCGTCCAACATCGGAGACATGAGCAAGCTGGATACCAACTGGCATCCCACCATCACCAACCGCACCCGCGCCATGGACCTGCAGGTGCGCAAAACCAGCGTGACCGACCGCGACGAGGGCCTGGTGGGCGCCACTTACGCGCTGTACGCCGTGAACGACAACGCCCAGGGTGACGTGATGCTGGCCGAGGCCACGTCCGAGGAAGGCGGCTGGATCACCTACAAGAACGTCAGCCTCACCACGAACAACCTCTACTACTTCAAGGAGGTGGCCGCACCGGCGGGCCACACCGTCAGCGAGTTCCGCAGCCCCTACTTCTATCTGGTGGAAGATGCGACATCGCCCAACGGCTATACGCTGAAGTACGCCGACAAGAAGGACGATGCGGCAAGTGCCATGGCGGGACAGGCAGAGATTGCGGCAATGGCTACCGAAAATGACGAGCAAGCATCTGCCACCGACGCGCAAGCTGCCGACAGTCGCGCTGGCGACAACCAGCAGCCAGGCCACAGCGCCGACGGCAACGTGCTGCTCACCTACGATCGCGATGGCGGTGTCTACGACGAGGCCACGCAGCTCGATGTGAACAAGCTGGACACGCGCACCCACGAATGGGTGGAAGGCGCCGAGCTTGCCATCATCGAAAAGGATACGGGTCGCGAAGTAGTGCGCTGGACATCGGGCAAGGCGTCTAAGCAATTGGAGAAGGTGCTGAACGTGGGCACCGCCTACATTCTACGTGAGCTGAAGGCGCCTGAGAATTATCAGGTGGCTGACGATGTGGAGTTCATCATCGATGACTACGGTGCCGTGACCATCACGAAGGGTGTATCGAACGGCAATGCCGAACTGAGCGGAACCACCATCACGTTGTACGACACCATGCTGGATGCCGAAGTGGTCGATCGTGTCGAGCGCGAGAGGAGCATTCCCCAAACCGGCGACTTGATACCTGTGGCCGGCATTGCCGCCGTGGCCCTGACGGCCCTCGTAGTGGTCGTCGTGGCTCGCCGCCGGCGAGAGATTTAG
- a CDS encoding MucBP domain-containing protein, translating to MRIQARFMDARNTTEGKVVATLLSLLLVLPFLNMTTFIDHAYADDEETPAIEQPSSVLDDAAASEDAAKAEAEAAAAAAEAAKVKRGDVHGVDFMTVNGKDGYWDLFRVDGGSGKTIYIEVEKNGQIIAPRFAYQIVEGQNIETNNNDEYAGAASQRIAQVVALKLTGPAGNFAQNLQEAFGNPSKFPNYKVKVYDAKRQGTLVYQGTIWPIYAKLVNSDQSEDWKLLGIRTIDDSWDSYAETVGAGTTYYKNITGETPIAYESAKLTAAGEPVADRERGQGRFVVTYRQVAADAISGAVKYVDEQGNIVETEVVENIGPGKTVAVKKSFFTTTTNQDGEEVRHYYRVIQRLNGSEILLTPEQSTKQIRVMEVKSTEAGAYPVTVRYVDEDGNLLWSDSVDVKGKGYQYTLPNTFSMSALKYADDSVSTDRTKDNWGVNFYTLDSWTIETNAASANEAIDALSIETVKDNPVVGLEAGSYPNGRTVTAKYLSQDATKEVALTIVEVNGATGDVINRVQYKVTPETSATYTPAPKDGLVPWSGNMDPITYAWEDLEKGTDVLQYVYYVPEDYLPGDTYDITVQYMNIANSELLRSETITIDPETNDFVEILGEERFSQGGETYVRLAGQETAIRHAYFSPARTYTIYYRNVNDELSANITIRRTQIVDTDRPATAPADAAMTATPVAAPAADGAAAAGVDAGVGAGDAQTVINDDDNPLTNLDGQDTATERAIQDEETPLGSGTEEGAGMNTVAMAVGIGLAALAGAAIFIWWMRRRKREQQSAAQPIEE from the coding sequence ATGCGGATCCAAGCGCGGTTCATGGACGCTCGGAACACCACAGAGGGCAAGGTTGTCGCAACGTTGCTCTCGTTGCTGTTGGTGCTGCCGTTTCTGAACATGACAACGTTCATCGATCACGCCTATGCTGACGACGAGGAGACCCCGGCCATCGAGCAGCCCTCCTCGGTGCTCGACGATGCCGCCGCCTCCGAAGATGCCGCCAAGGCCGAGGCCGAAGCTGCCGCAGCTGCCGCCGAAGCCGCCAAGGTCAAGCGCGGCGACGTTCACGGTGTCGACTTCATGACCGTCAACGGCAAGGACGGCTATTGGGACCTCTTCCGCGTGGACGGCGGCTCCGGCAAGACCATCTATATTGAAGTAGAGAAGAACGGTCAAATCATCGCGCCCCGTTTCGCCTACCAAATCGTCGAAGGCCAGAACATCGAAACCAACAACAATGACGAGTACGCCGGCGCCGCCTCCCAGCGCATCGCCCAAGTGGTCGCCTTGAAGCTCACCGGTCCAGCCGGCAACTTCGCGCAGAACCTGCAGGAGGCCTTCGGCAATCCGTCGAAGTTCCCGAACTACAAGGTGAAGGTCTACGACGCCAAGCGTCAGGGCACGCTCGTGTACCAAGGCACCATCTGGCCGATTTATGCGAAGCTGGTGAACAGCGACCAGTCCGAGGATTGGAAGCTTCTGGGCATCCGCACTATCGACGACAGCTGGGACAGCTACGCGGAAACCGTTGGCGCCGGTACCACCTATTACAAGAACATCACCGGCGAGACCCCTATCGCCTATGAAAGCGCGAAGCTCACAGCCGCCGGCGAGCCGGTAGCCGACCGCGAGCGCGGCCAGGGTCGTTTCGTGGTGACCTACCGCCAAGTGGCCGCCGATGCCATTTCCGGCGCTGTAAAGTACGTCGATGAGCAGGGCAACATCGTTGAGACCGAGGTCGTGGAAAACATCGGCCCCGGCAAGACGGTCGCCGTGAAGAAGTCCTTCTTCACCACCACGACGAACCAGGACGGCGAGGAAGTGCGCCACTACTACCGCGTCATTCAGCGCCTGAACGGCAGCGAGATCTTGCTGACGCCCGAGCAGTCGACGAAGCAGATCCGCGTCATGGAAGTGAAGTCCACCGAAGCCGGCGCCTATCCGGTCACCGTGCGCTATGTGGACGAGGACGGCAACCTTTTGTGGAGCGATTCGGTGGACGTGAAGGGCAAGGGCTATCAGTACACGCTACCCAACACGTTCTCCATGAGTGCGCTGAAGTACGCCGACGACAGCGTTTCCACCGACCGCACGAAGGACAACTGGGGCGTGAACTTTTACACGCTGGACTCATGGACTATCGAGACGAATGCCGCCAGCGCCAACGAGGCCATAGACGCGCTTTCCATTGAAACTGTGAAGGACAACCCGGTGGTCGGCCTTGAAGCGGGCAGCTACCCCAACGGCCGCACCGTGACGGCGAAGTACCTGTCCCAGGACGCCACCAAGGAAGTGGCGCTCACCATTGTGGAAGTGAACGGCGCCACCGGCGATGTCATCAACCGCGTGCAGTACAAGGTGACCCCCGAGACCTCGGCCACCTACACGCCGGCTCCCAAGGACGGGTTGGTGCCGTGGTCGGGGAACATGGATCCCATCACCTACGCTTGGGAAGACTTGGAGAAGGGCACCGACGTTCTGCAGTACGTCTACTATGTGCCTGAGGACTACCTGCCGGGCGATACCTACGACATTACCGTGCAGTACATGAACATCGCCAACAGCGAGCTCCTGCGCAGCGAAACCATCACCATCGACCCGGAGACCAATGACTTCGTGGAAATCCTGGGCGAGGAGCGCTTCAGTCAGGGCGGTGAAACCTACGTGCGTCTGGCGGGCCAGGAGACAGCCATTCGCCATGCGTACTTCTCGCCGGCGCGCACCTACACCATTTACTACCGCAATGTGAACGACGAGCTGAGCGCGAACATCACCATCCGCCGCACCCAGATTGTCGACACCGACCGTCCTGCCACAGCTCCGGCCGATGCGGCCATGACGGCGACTCCGGTGGCAGCACCGGCCGCTGACGGCGCCGCTGCTGCCGGCGTGGACGCGGGCGTGGGCGCGGGCGATGCCCAAACCGTCATCAACGACGATGACAACCCCCTGACCAATCTCGACGGTCAGGACACTGCGACCGAGCGAGCCATCCAAGATGAGGAAACCCCGCTCGGGTCCGGCACTGAAGAAGGAGCCGGCATGAACACCGTGGCCATGGCCGTTGGAATCGGCCTTGCAGCCCTCGCCGGGGCAGCCATATTTATCTGGTGGATGCGGCGCCGCAAACGCGAACAGCAGTCTGCGGCGCAACCCATCGAAGAGTAA
- a CDS encoding signal peptidase I: MQREDANITSDAFSQSVERRLRRLRLIAKICSVTGSLILGLLIVLGILVLVVPRIMGVQPYAIVSGSMTPALPVGSVVYAESIDGSQLREGDVAAFWRNDDVIVHRVLTIDEDSQELVTKGDANAEADMHPVPFRNVLGRVVFSLPMGGSFLISLGSTAGRLTLGWIVLMGAALCIVGTALRSMATSKDDG; the protein is encoded by the coding sequence ATGCAAAGGGAAGATGCGAACATAACCTCCGATGCCTTCAGCCAATCGGTCGAACGCCGTCTTAGGCGACTGCGCCTCATCGCGAAAATTTGCTCGGTAACAGGCTCGCTCATCCTGGGATTGCTCATTGTTCTCGGCATTCTGGTCCTGGTCGTGCCCCGCATCATGGGAGTACAGCCCTACGCCATCGTGTCGGGGTCCATGACCCCGGCGCTTCCCGTAGGATCGGTGGTCTACGCCGAATCTATCGACGGAAGCCAGCTTAGGGAAGGGGACGTGGCCGCCTTCTGGCGCAACGACGACGTCATCGTTCATCGGGTGCTCACTATTGACGAAGACAGTCAGGAATTGGTCACCAAAGGCGATGCCAACGCCGAGGCCGACATGCACCCCGTCCCCTTCCGAAACGTTCTCGGACGAGTCGTGTTCTCCTTGCCTATGGGCGGCTCGTTTCTCATCTCGCTCGGGTCGACGGCGGGAAGGCTGACGCTCGGGTGGATTGTGCTCATGGGCGCCGCTCTCTGTATTGTGGGGACGGCTCTTCGGTCTATGGCGACCAGTAAAGATGATGGTTAA
- a CDS encoding MucBP domain-containing protein, with amino-acid sequence MKNLNKQRRMASAAMACALTLALSVAAVPAYAAAPYTPEAYRVTVYAGNNGMVSLGEGDAAASVALDGGVALNDTADFSSLQYHVTNDKYYVKGIRLAGLDNIRSDKNTDEVDAAGNPINVAGVDTVLYAMSAADGSLVNTDVRISEDTDFVVAYGILANRVSYTVNYVDADGAPLREPQTFFGDIGDRPATAPIYIENYVPDASLVLLTLSEDEANNVVTFRYTRLAEGASTVQQPSGRVDVVVPNGSAATGVYTTAPTTEEVAVASTAPEAAARATDETTTAGVDGPAAEGSAATPVLTTDDGTQVLAADGTPLATPEPQTINDDENALAGAANDGLQQDAQAASWWPWALAAAVIAATIVFIVVRARKMQKEDAASPQV; translated from the coding sequence ATGAAGAACCTGAACAAACAGCGCCGCATGGCCTCCGCCGCAATGGCGTGCGCTCTCACGCTGGCGCTTTCGGTTGCGGCCGTTCCCGCCTACGCCGCCGCTCCGTATACCCCTGAAGCGTATCGCGTTACCGTGTACGCGGGAAACAATGGCATGGTGAGTTTGGGGGAGGGGGACGCCGCGGCATCGGTGGCCCTCGATGGAGGCGTGGCCCTCAACGACACGGCCGACTTCTCATCGCTGCAGTACCACGTGACCAATGACAAGTACTACGTTAAGGGCATCCGCTTGGCGGGCCTCGACAATATTCGGTCCGACAAAAACACTGATGAGGTTGATGCCGCCGGCAATCCCATCAATGTTGCCGGCGTCGATACCGTGCTTTACGCGATGTCAGCGGCCGATGGCAGCTTGGTCAACACCGACGTGCGCATCTCGGAGGATACCGACTTCGTGGTGGCTTACGGCATTCTGGCCAATCGCGTGTCCTACACGGTGAACTACGTTGATGCCGACGGCGCGCCCCTGCGCGAACCGCAAACGTTCTTCGGCGATATCGGCGACCGTCCGGCCACAGCTCCCATTTATATTGAGAACTACGTGCCCGATGCGTCGCTCGTGTTGCTCACCCTTTCGGAAGACGAAGCCAACAATGTTGTTACGTTCCGCTATACCCGCCTCGCCGAGGGGGCGTCCACCGTCCAACAGCCCTCAGGCCGCGTTGATGTCGTAGTCCCGAACGGTTCCGCGGCCACCGGGGTGTACACAACGGCGCCCACGACGGAAGAGGTCGCCGTGGCCAGCACGGCTCCCGAGGCCGCCGCGCGGGCCACCGACGAGACAACCACTGCCGGCGTGGATGGTCCCGCTGCGGAAGGCTCCGCCGCGACACCAGTCCTCACAACCGATGACGGCACCCAGGTGCTCGCCGCCGACGGCACGCCGCTCGCTACCCCCGAGCCCCAAACTATCAACGACGACGAGAACGCCTTGGCAGGTGCGGCCAACGACGGCCTCCAACAAGATGCCCAAGCGGCATCGTGGTGGCCTTGGGCTCTTGCTGCTGCAGTCATCGCCGCCACGATCGTGTTCATTGTAGTGCGGGCGCGCAAGATGCAGAAGGAAGACGCAGCCTCCCCGCAAGTTTAA